The nucleotide sequence GTGGCCCTCTTCCCTGGCGTGGCCCTGGCCCTCACCGTGCTGGGCTTCAACCTGCTCGGGGACGCGCTGAGGGATGCGCTGGACCCGCGCCACCTGGAGCGGTAACGGAAGGCCCCACGGGCCGGGGCCTGCGCCCGGGCCAGGAGGACACGTCGATGCGAGCCGTGGTGCAGCGGGTGCTGGAGGCGTCGGTGACGGTGGAGGGCCAGCGCGTGAGTGAAATCGGCCCGGGGCTGCTCGTCCTGCTGGGCGTGGGCAAGGGCGACACCGAGGCGGACGTGACGTGGATGGCGGAGAAGCTCGCCACCCTGCGCATCTTCGAGGACGCCGCCGGGAAGATGAACCTCTCCCTGGAGGACACCTCGAAGCAGCTCATCGTCGTCAGCCAGTTCACCCTCTACGGCAACGCCCAGAAGGGCCGGCGGCCCAGCTTCATCGACGCCATGGAGCCTGCCGGCGCGAAGGCCCTCTACGAGCGCGCCTGCGAATTGCTCCGCCAGCGCGGCCTCACCGTGGGCACCGGCATCTTCGCCGCCGACATGAAGGTGGCCCTCGTCAACGACGGCCCCGTCACGATTCTCCTGGAGAGCCCCGGCCCCGCCGCGCCGAAGCCCTAGATGCGGACGCCGGAGCCCTTGGTCACCAGCGCCGCCAGCCCCTGCTTCGCCAGCGCCGCGTGGCGGATGTGCGCCGTGAGCGCGCCCAGCTCGATAATCCAGTTCGCCGCGCGCGGGCCCAGGCCGGAGAACGCCACCGTGAGCGGCGGCGGCTG is from Pyxidicoccus trucidator and encodes:
- the dtd gene encoding D-aminoacyl-tRNA deacylase; this translates as MRAVVQRVLEASVTVEGQRVSEIGPGLLVLLGVGKGDTEADVTWMAEKLATLRIFEDAAGKMNLSLEDTSKQLIVVSQFTLYGNAQKGRRPSFIDAMEPAGAKALYERACELLRQRGLTVGTGIFAADMKVALVNDGPVTILLESPGPAAPKP